In the genome of Streptomyces aquilus, the window AGGCACCGAAGTTCACCCGGACCACGCTCGCCAAGGAACGCAGGCTCGGCCGGGACGCCGGCGGGGTGCGGTACGTCCACGACGAGCGGGACCCGGCGGTGCTGCGCACCCTGATGGACTGGAAGTCCGCGCAGTACCGCAGGACCGGGCGCAGCGACCGGTTCGCCCATGACTGGATCAGCCATCTCGCGCAGCAGCTGTTCCACACCCGTTCCGAGCCGTTCGCGGGCATCCTGTCGGTGCTCTACGCGGACGACCGGCCGGTCGCGGCGCACTTCGGGCTGCGCACCGAGCGGGTGCTCGCGTGCTGGTTCCCGGCGTACGACCCGGCCTACGCGAAGTACTCGCCGGGGCTGGTGCTGCATCTGCGGATGGCCGAGGCGGCCGCCGCCGACGGGATCGCGTACCTCGATCTCGGCCGGGGGCAGAAGGAGTACAAGGACTCCCTGAAGACACGGGAGATCACCGTGTCGGAGGGGTGGGTGACCCGGCGTCACCCGGTCGCGCTCGGGCACCGGGCGCGCCGCGCCCCCGTCCGGGCGCTGCGCAACACCGTCCAGTCGCGGCCGGAGCTGTTCGCGCCGGCGGACCGGATGCTCAAGAAAGTCGGAAGGCTCCGTTCGTACAACCAATAAGGCTCCGTAACGGTCAAACCATCAAAAACGTGAGGCCTGGTTCCAGGTCTTGCCATAGGGGTTCAATCGTCAATACCGTCGTACATCTCACCCGCATCGGTCCGTCGTCAGCGGTACTAGGGGAGGGCTCAAGGACCGCGACAGATCGGGGCGGGGCGCGGTAGGGGGGTGCCGTACTCGGTGACCGCACTGGTGACCGGGTCGTGCCGCGCGACCGTCGGCTGTTTTCGTCGTCGGCCGGCTTTGCCAGCTCACCCGGGCGTGCTCGGAGATCCCTTTCGGCATGCCGTAGGTGAAACAACCCCCCTTTCGAACCGGACAGCAGCCGGGCCGCCCAGGGGCGGGCGGTCCAGCCGGACGAGAGGGAACCAGACTCATGAGCTCAGCTCTGCGCCCTGCGGCAACGGGCCAGGACGTGTCCACCGCCGGCAAGTACCGGCCCGTCTCCACTCACCTGGCCATCGCGCCGCCGGTGAGCGTCGTGATCCCCGCCATGAACGAGGCGGAGAACCTTCCGTACGTCTTCAAGACGCTGCCCGACTGGATCCACGAAGTGGTCCTGGTCGACGGCAACTCCACGGACGACACCGTCGAAGTGGCCCGCGAGCTGTGGCCGGAGGTCAAGGTCGTCCGGCAGTCCGGCAAGGGCAAGGGCGACGCGCTGATCACCGGGTTCGAGGCGTGCACCGGCGACATCATCGTCATGGTCGACGCGGACGGCTCGGCCGACGGGCACGAGATCCTCAGCTACGTCTCCGCGCTGCTCTCGGGCGCGGACTTCGCCAAGGGCTCCCGCTTCGCCAACGGCGGCGGCACCGACGACATGACCTTCATCCGCAAGCTCGGCAACTGGGCGCTGTGCACGATCGTCAACCGCAAGTTCGGCGCCCGCTACACCGATCTCTGCTACGGCTACAACGCGTTCTGGCGGCACTGCCTCGACAAGATCGACCTCGACTGCACGGGCTTCGAGATCGAGACCCTCATCAACATCAGGGTGGTCAAGGCGGGCCTGAAGGTGCAGGAGATACCGAGCTACGAGTACCTCCGCATCCACGGCGCGAGCAATCTGCGCGCGGTGCGCGACGGGTTCCGGGTGCTCAAGGTGATCCTCGGCGAGCGCTCCAACCGGCGTGAGCTGCGCCGCCAGGCCCACCACTCCCCGCTGCTCGACTCGGTCCGGGGAGAGGTGTCTTGAGCGGTCCCGACGTCTCCGTCGTGATCTGCGTCTACACCGAGGACCGCTGGGAGGACATCCTCGCGGCGGTCTCCTCGGTGCGGGCGCAGTCGTATCCGGCGCGGGAGACGCTGCTGGTCGTCGACCACAATCCGGCGCTCCTGGACCGGCTGGCCAAGGAGTACAAGGAGGTCGCGGAGGTACGGGTGCTCGCCAACGCGGGCCCCCGGGGCCTGTCCGCGGGCCGCAACACCGGCATCGCCGCCTCGCACGGCGAGGTGATCGCCTTCCTCGACGACGACGCCGTCGCCGAGCGCGACTGGCTGCGCCACTTCGCCGCCGGGTACGCCGACCCGAAGGTGATGGCGGTCGGCGGGCGGACCCTGCCGATCTGGGCGTCGGGCCGCCGTCCCGCCTGGTTCCCGGCGGAGTTCGACTGGGTGGTGGGCTGCACCTACAAGGGCCTGCCGCGGGGCCTGGTGCGGGTGCGCAACGTCCTGGGCGGCAACGCCTCGTTCCGGCGTACGGCGTTCGACGCGGCCGGCGGGTTCGCCACCGGCATCGGGCGCGACGGCGACAAGCGGCCGCTGGGCTGCGAGGAGACGGAGTTGTGCATCCGGCTCAGCCGGGCCAGACCGGACGCGGTGCTGCTGATCGACGACCGTGCGGTGATCCACCACCGGGTGCCCGAGGCGCGTGAGCACTTCGGGTACTTCCGCACGCGCGCCTACGCCGAGGGCCTGTCGAAGGCGCTGGTGGCTCGAAGTGTGGGCGCTGACAAGGGACTTGAGTCCGAACGCCGGTACGCCACCCGGGTGCTGCCCGCCGGGGTGGCCCGCGGGCTGCGCGACGCCCTGCTGGCCCGGCCGGGCGGCGCGGGGCGGGCGGGCGCGATCGTCGCGGGGGTGCTGACGGCCGCCGGTGGGTACGTCGTGGGGAGCGTACGGACCCGGAAGGGGGGTGCCACGTTCCAGGTGGCGCCGATCGAGGGGGGAACGGGATGAGCGTGCCGATCCTCATGTACCACGCCATCGCGACCGACCCGAGCGATGCCACCCGAGACCTCTCGGTGACGCCCGAGGCCTTCGGCCGGCAGATGGACCTCATCGCGGACCTGGGCCGCACGCCGATCACCACGGCCCAGCTGGCGGCGCACTGGCGCGACGGCCGCCCGCTGCCCGAGCGCCCCGTCCTGGTCACGTTCGACGACGGCTACGAGGGCGTCCACCGGCACGCCCTGCCCGTGCTCGCCAAGCACGGCTTCGCCGCCACCCTGTTCGTGTCGACGGCGTGGCTGCGCGGCCCGCACGACAACGGGCACGCGCTGGACACCATGCTGGACTGGCCGCAGGTGCGGGAACTCGCCGCCGAGGGCGTGGAGATCGGCGGGCACAGCCACACCCACCCGCAGCTCGACCAGCTCGACGACGACGACCTGCGCCGCGAGCTGATCCTCTGCAAGGAGATCGTCACCGACGAACTCGGCACCGCCCCGGTCTCGTTCGCCTACCCCTACGGCTACTCCAGCCGCCGGGTCCGCGAGCAGGTCCGCGAGACGGGGTACGCCCAGGCCCTCGCCGTCGGCAACGGACTCGCGCGGCGCCGGCAGGGGCCGTACGCGCTGCTGCGGGTCACCGTGCGCCGCGGTACGGACGCCGAGGAGTTCCAGCGCTTGATCGAAGGCCGGGCCATCGCCCGTACCTTCGCCCGGGACCGCGCGTTCACCAAGGGGTACGCCATGGTCCGAAGAGCACGCCAGGTCCGCCGGAAGGCCATCCGTTCCCGTGTCTGACACGACGACCACCACCGAGTCGACCGAGCCCGCGACCGAGGCGCCCCAGCAGTCGGGGCGCCGGCTGCGCCTGCCCGGCATGGGGCGCTCGTCCGGCGGCAACCAGCTGTTCCGCAACGCCTACGCCCTGATGCTGAACACGGGTATCTCCGCCGTGCTCGGTCTCGGCTTCTGGCTGGCCGCCGCCCGCTACTACTCCGAGTCCGCGGTCGGCCAGGGCTCCGCCGCGATCGCCGCGATGAAGTTCCTCGCGGGGCTGACCGCGGTGACCCTGACCGGCGCCCTGGCCCGCTTCATCCCGGTCGCCGGGCGCGCCACCGGGCGGCTCATCTTCCGTACGTACGCGGGCAGTTCGGTGCTCGTGGCGCTCGCCGCGGGGGTCTTCCTGCTGACGCTGGACGTGTGGGGTCCTTCGTACCGCTTCCTGCACGGGACGGTGAACGGGCTCGGCTTCATCGCGGCCGTCGTCGCCTGGAACCTGCTCACCCTCCAGGACGGGGTGCTGACCGGGCTGCGCAACGCCATCTGGGTGCCGTTCGGCAACACCGTGTTCTCCGCGGTCAAGCTGGGGCTGCTGGTCGCGTTCGCGGTGGCGATCCCGACGGCCGGTGTCTTCGTGTCGTGGGTCGCGGCGATCGCGGTGTCCGTGCTGCCGTTGGGCTGGCTGGTGTTCCGGCGGCTGGTGCCCCGGCATGTGAAGGCCACCGAGGACCACGCCCGCCCGCCGACGCTCAGGGAGGTCGGCCGGTTCCTCGCGGGCGACTACACCGGCTCGCTGTTCTCGCTGGCCGTGGTCTATCTCGTCCCGGTGATCGTGGCCTCGCAGGTCAGTTCCGAGGACAACGCGTACTTCTACATCACCACCACCATCGGCGGCACCTGCAACCTGCTCGCCATCAACATGGGCGCCTCGCTGACGGTCGAGGGCTCGCACGACCCGGGGCGGCTGGCCGCCAACACCCGGGCGGCGCTCAGGCGGATGGCGCGGATCATGCTGCCGGTGGCCGGGGTGCTGTTCTTCGGCGCGCCCTGGATCCTCGGCGTCTTCGGCTCGGGGTACGCCGACGCGGCCACCCCGCTGCTGCGCTGGTTCGCGGTCGGCGCGGTGCTGCGGGTCGTCATGGAGACGTACTTCGCGGTGCTGCGCGCGCAGAGCCGCACCGCGGGACTCGCCTGGTTGCAGGGTCTGTTGTGCGCCCTGGTGCTCGGCCTGACGCTGATCCTGCTCCCCCGCATGGGGCTGACCGGCGCGGGCGTCGCCGAGATCTCCTCGCTCGCGGTGATCGTGGCGATCGCCGCGCCGAAGCTGTACAAGACCGTGCGGGCCGCACCGGCCGGTGCCGTCCCCGAGGACACGGCACCCGACGGCGACCTCGCCGATCTGGGGGCGCGCGAGGCTCCGGTGCCGTCGGGCACGCGCAGGCGCGGGCCGGCCTGGGCGCTCGACCAGGACACCCTCACCCTCGGCATCCACGTCGACTTCGACCACCTGGAACGCCGCCCGGACGTCCGCCCCGGCCCCGGCACCCCGCCCACCGGCATCCCCGTCGTCCGCCCGGCACCGCACCGGCCCACCTGGGCGCAGAAGCTGCCCGAGGTGGGGCTGCCGGTGGAGGAACGGGAACCCGGCTCGGAGGCGTCCCTGGGCCCGGTACAGACACCGGAGGCGGAGGTGGACGCGCCGTTCGAGCCTTACGAGCCGTACGCGCCTCCCCAGCCGTCCGAGGCGGGGGTACGGGAGGAAGGCACCGTACGGCTCGGCGCGGACCTGCCCGAAGAGGGACCGGAGCCCGATGCCGACCCGCCGCTGTCCTGGCGTGACCGGCTCCACCCCAGCCGGGTCGGGGTGATCGTCGGCTGTCTGCTGACCGCCGCGCTCCTGCTCTACTGGGTGCCCGTGCTGGGGCTCGGCGAGGCCGACCTGGACCGGATGGGCGGGCTCGGGCTGATCTCGGTGCTGCCGATGACCACCCTGCTCGGCGCGGGCCTGCTCGTGGTGGCCTTCGGCTCGCTGCTGTGGCTGGACCGCGAGCACAAGGCGCTGCTGCTGATCGCGCTGCTCGCGACGGTGGTGTCCCTGCACGCGCTGCCCGCGGTGATCGAGACGGAACCCCGCTTCGCGACCGCCTGGCAGCACCTCGGCTTCCTCGACTACATCGACCGGACCGGGTCGGCGGTGCCCGACCTGGACGCCCGCTGGAGCTGGCCGGGCTTCTTCGCGGCGGCCGCGTTCGTCGCCCAGGCCTGCGGGGTCACGGACTTCACGGAGCTCATCCGCTGGTGGCCGCTGGCCATCCAGCTCCTCTACCTGGCCCCGATGTTCCTGCTGGTGCGCTCGATGCGGGCGAGCTGGAAGGCCAAGTGGACGGGCCTGTGGGTGTTCGTGCTGTCCGGCTGGGTCGGCCAGGACTACTTCTCCCCGCAGGGCTTCACCTACCTCCTCTATCTGGTCTTCGCGGCGATCCTGCTCGTCTACTTCCGCGCCCCGCGCGTGATCTGGACGAAGAAGCGCCCCGGCGAGGTGGAGGTCGAACCGACCGACCGGCGCCAGCGGGCCGTCCTCCTCATGGTGGTCATCGGCCTGTTCGCGGCGAGCGTCCCGGCCCACCAGCTCACCCCGTTCGTGATGCTGGGCGTGCTGGCGGCCCTCGTCCTGATCGGCAGGTCCGAACTGCGCGGCCTGCCCATCCTGTTCGCCGTGCTGGTGGCGGTGTGGGTGGGCTTCATGGCCGAGCCGTACTGGTCGGGGCACTTCGACGACCTGTTCGGCGGGGTCGGCGGCGTCGGCGGCAATGTGTCGTCGTCGGTGTCGGGCCGTATCGAGGGCGGCAGTTCCTCGCACAAGCTCGTCCTCTACACGCGCGTGGCCCTCGCCGGCGGTGTGCTGGCGTTCGCCTGCTGGGGCTGGTGGCGGCGGCGCGACCACCACTACCGGGAGCGCTCGCTGCTCGTCCTGACCTTCGTGCCGTTCCTCGGCTTCGGCATGCAGTCGTACGGCGGCGAGATGGCGCTGCGCGTCTTCATGTTCGCCCTGCCGGGCGCCGCCCTCCTCATGGGGCTCGCGCTGTTCCCGCGCACCGGCGTCACGGCGAAGGAACGCGACAAGGACCGGGTGAGCCTGGCGCCCATGGCCGCGGTGCTGGCGGGTCTGCTGCTCATGTTCGGCTTCCTGGTGGCCCGTTGGGGCAACGAGCCGTTCGAGCGGATCAGACCCGGCGAGGTCACCGCCATGGAGTACGTGTACGCCCACGACGATCCGACGGTACGCCTGCTGTGGCTGAGCAACGACACGGTCGACAACGTGACGCCGGCCATGCCGTGGGGCGCTCGGGACATGGAGAAGGTCGAGTACGTGCCGACGCTGGCGCCGGCCGACCCGGTGCTGGTGTCCAGCCTGGTCAAGGCGTTGAAGGACGCGGGCCCGAACTCGTATCTGATGATCAACCGCAGTCAGGTCACGTATCTGGAGACGGACGTCGGCTACTCGACGTCCTGGGAGCCGCGGCTGGTCGAGAACCTCGACAAGCGGACCGAGTTGAAGAAGGTCTTCGTCAACGCGGACGTCACCATGTACGCGCTGGCCAAGCAGCCCCCGGGCAAGGTCGCGAAGGCGGACCCGGGGCCGATCGGGCCGCAGGTGACCTGGACGCCGTGGTCGGTGGTCGGCGGGCTCGCGGCGCTGGCGCTGATCGTGCTGCTGACCGCGCGTGAGGTGGTCCGGGTCGCGGTGCGGCCGGGGGTGCGGCAACTGCGCTGGTTGCAGAGCAGCTTCTGGTTCTCGCTGCCGCTGCTGGCGGTGCTGTTCGCTTCGCTGGTGCAGCGGTTCCTGACGATGAAGTGAGGGGGCAGCGGCTCATCCGGCGGACCGGGTGAGCCACTTGACCTCGTAGGCCGCCATGTCGAAGCGCTGTCCGTCGACCTTCGCGCTGATCTGCCGGTCCAGGGTGTTGACCACGAGGACCGTCTTGTCGGTGGCGAGGACACGGACGTTGGGCACGTCGTCCGCGGCGACCGACACCGTCGCGAAGTCGGTGCCCGGCCCGAACGCCTTGCCGAACCGGCTGACCAGGTCGAACATGGGCAGCTTCTGCCCGCCGTCCGTCCCGTTCGTCGGCGTCCACAGACAGCCCGCGCAGTCCGTGCCCTTCTCGTTCTCCGGGTTCCAGTAGAGGGCGGACGTGGTGCCGCCCTTGGCGAGGGCGATCATGCCGGCGGCCTGGACGGCGACACGGCGGTTCTCGGACCAGCCCTCGCGCTCGTCCTGGGCGTCGGCCGGCTCGACGTAGTACTCGGCCCACCACAGCGGCAGGTTCCCGGTCCGCTGCCGCACCCACTGGCTGACGGCGGTGAACTTGTCGGTCGCCGCGAACTCGTCGGGCAGCATCTCGTCGTCGTTGGTGTAGCTGGAGCCGTCCACGACCACGAAGTCGGCGCCGGCCTTGTGCTTGTTCCAGTAGTCGAAGGCGTCGAGGATGCGCTGGTCCATGGCGCCCCACGGCCCCTTGAAGGTCGTGGACGCGTCCTCCGAGCGCGGGTCGACGCTGTCCATCACGAGATACGGGCCGCCGACCATGATGTCCGGGTTGACCTTCTTCAGCGCCCGGTAGACGAGGTTGTAGAGCTTGGTGTAGCCCTCGTAGTCCCAGCGGGCCTCGGAGTCGTTCCAGAAGCCCTTGAACTCGTTCCAGACGATGAAGTGGCGGACGTCCGGGTAGCGCCTCGCGACGGTCGCGGCGAGCGCGGCGAAGTCCTCGAAGTGCGCGGGCTGCGGGGCGGTCTCCAGCGCGGACTGGCTCCAGTCGGTGTTGCCGACGCCCGGCTCGCCGCCCTTCATCCAGTCGGGGGCGCAGCACAGCGTGACGACCGGGGTGGAGCCGGAGGCGCGGATGAAGTCGATGCGCCGGTCCATGTCCGCGAAGTCGTAACGCCCCTTGACCGGCTCGGGGTTGTCGGCGCCCCAGCCCATGAGGTGCTGGTTCTGCGGCAGCCCGCCGACGTCCGCGATCCGCCCCTCGACCCGCTCGACGGCGGTGGAGTTGCCCTCGTCGGCGCTGTGCTGGGTGTGGGTGAAGCCCCAGCCGACGTCCGGGGTCCCGGCGTCCGGTGTGCTGGTGGGCGTGCCGTGCGCCCTGCTGCCGTTGCTCGTGGTGCCGTCGGTGCTCGCCCCGTTGCCGGGCAGCGTGTTGAGGAGGGTCACGGCCAGGGCCAGAGCGGCCGCGCCCACGCCGAGCAGCGCGGTGAGCCGCCACCGCAGTGCCCCCGAATTCCACCCATGACGTCCCATCAAGGGCAACAGTAGACGCGGGATGCGCACCTGGGGCAGGTCTTGTCATTGCACAGCTCTGTAACAGGACGGAGCGGACGCAAAAGGTCCCATCCGACACTCCGGACGCACTACGGAAACCGGGTGCGATCGGCGTGCTCGTGCCGGATCATGGCGGCATGTCTGCGAACCCACACGACGCTCTGCCGATCCGGCTCAACGTCGACGACAGCGACTCGCCGTCCGACGTCGTCGACGCGCTGTTCCTCGGCCGCTTCGCGACGGGCGAGCAGCCGTACTCGCACGCGGCCAACATCGACCGTGTGCGGTCCGGTGCGTCCCTGCTGCCGCCCGGCGCCCGGGTGCTGCGCATCGCCCGGGACGACGACCGCAGCGCGACGCTCGCGGAAGGCGACGGCTGGACGCTGCTGATCTCCCGCTGGAACCGTGGCGCCGACGTCACCGTGACGGCGACCAGCGCCGAGCTGGCCGAGAAGGTGCTCGGCGAGGCGACGGACGGCGCCGCCGACGAGCCCGAACCCCAGCCGGAGAACGTGACGATGGGGTTCTGGTACGTCTCCCCGCGCCGCGGCCCGCACCGCACCACCCGGCAGATCTCGGCGGGCACCTGGGACGAGGTGCGGGAGAACTACACCGCGCCGGTCGCGGACGCGATGACCCGGCTCATGAAGACGACCCCGGAGGACATCGCGGGCCGCCTGCTCCTGCTGCACGGCCCGCCGGGCACCGGCAAGACCTCGGCGCTGCGCACGCTGGCCCGTTCCTGGCGGGACTGGTGCCAGGTCGACTGCGTCCTCGACCCCGAGCGGCTCTTCTCCGACGTCGGCTATCTGATGGACATCGCGATCGGCGAGGACGACGCGACGGGCAAGGGCCGCTGGCGGCTGCTGCTCCTGGAGGACTGCGACGAACTGATCCGCGGCGAGGCCAAGCACACGGCCGGCCAGGCCCTGTCGCGGCTGCTGAACCTCACCGACGGCCTGCTGGGCCAGGGGCGCAACGTCCTGGTCGGGGTCACCACCAACGAGGACCTGGAGCGCCTGCACCCCGCGGTGGTCCGCCCCGGCCGCTGTCTGGCCCGGATCGAGGTCGGCCGGCTGACCCGGGCGGAGGCGACGGGCTGGCTGGGCTCGGAAGAGGGCATCGGCCGCGACGGCGCCACGCTGGCGGAGCTGTACGCGCTGCGCCGGGGCACCTCCCCGACCGCGCTGCCGGAGCCTCGGGACGGGGTGGACGCGGGCCTGTACCTGTGACGGTGCTTTGATGGAGGTATGACCCGGTACGTCGGTACGTCGGGCTGGCAGTACAAGGACTGGCGCGGCGCCCTCTACCCGGCCGGCTGCCCGATGCGGCGCTGGCTGGAGGAGTACGCCGCGCACTTCCCGACCGTGGAGATCAACAACGCCTTCTACCGGCTGCCGTCCCGCGAGAACTTCGCGGCATGGCGGGAACGGGTGCCGGCGGACTTCGTGGTCGCCGTGAAGGCGAGCCGCTATCTCACCCACGTCAAGCGTCTGAAGGACCCCGAGGAGCCGGTCCACCGGCTGATGAGCCACGCGGAAGGGCTGGGTGCCCGCCTCGGCCCGGTGCTCCTCCAGCTCCCCCCGACGCTGAAGGCCGACGCGCGGCTCCTGGACGCCTGTCTCGCCTGCTTCCCCTCGGGGACGCGGGTGGCGGTCGAACCCCGGCACGCGTCCTGGTGGACGCCGGAGGTCCGCGAGGTCCTGGAGTCCCGCTCCGCCGCCCTGTGCTGGGCCGACGTCCGCGCCCGCCCGGTCACCCCGCTGTGGCGGACGACGGACTGGGGCTACGTCCGCTTCCACGAGGGCCGGGCGAAGGACTGGCCGCGCTACGGCAGGCGGTCGCTGGAGACCTGGGCGGCCCGCGTCGAGGACACCTGGTCGGCCGGGGAGGACGTGTACGCGTACTTCAACAACGACCCGAACGCGGCGGCGGTGGAGAACGCGCGGACCTTCGAGACCCTGCTCCGCTGAGACTTACGCGTCGTAGGCGGCTGAGACTTACGCGTCGTAGGCGGCCCGCACCGCGTCCCGCACCGCGGCCAGCGCGGCGTCCCGGTCCGCGCCCAGCCGCTGCGCCCGCTCGGCGTACGCCTGCGCCGCCGACGCCAGCTCACGCTCCGCGGCCGCTCCCGCCGCCGCGACGAACGTCCCGTTGCGCCCCCGCGTCTCGATCACCCCGTCGCTCTCCAGCGCCCGGTACGCCTTGGCCACGGTGTTCGCGGCGAGCCCCAGGGACTCGGCCAGTCCACGCACCGTGGGCAGCCGGTACCCGACCGGCAGCGCCCCCGACCGCGCCTGTTCGGAGATCTGCGCCCGCACCTGCTCGTACGGCGGCGCGCTGTCGTCGATGTCGATCTTCAAGGTCACGCCCCCGATTCTTCCGCACCGCCCCGTCACCCCGCCGCAAGCCCGCCGGAAAATGGGAGGCAGCCCGGCCCGCCCGCCCCGTAGCGTCCGCTCACATGACTGTGACCGTGCGCGAGCTCCGCGCCGACGCCCGAGCCGACCTGGAGGCCTATGTCCGGGTCCGTGACCTGGCCCTCCCGTTCATGCTGTACTCCCCGGACTCCCTCGCCTACGACCTGACCCACATGCATCCCGACGCCCACTACCGCCCCCTCGTCGCGGAGGAGGACGGCGAGGTGATCGGCACCGCGCAGGTCGGCCTCGTGTACGACAGCCCGGAGCCCGGCCAGGGCTACGTCAACGTGTACGTGCATCCGGAGCGGACCGGCCGCGGTGCCGGCACGCTGCTGGTGAACGCCGCCGAGGAGCATCTCGCCGCGCTCGGCGTGAGCCGGCTGTACGCGTGGGTGCTGGACGCACCGGCCAACCGCGCCTTCGCCGAACGCCGCGGCTACCGGGCGAGCCGCTCCGCGCACTTCCTCCTCCTGGACCTCGCGAACGGCACCCTGCCCCCGCTCGAGACCCCGCCGCCGGGCGTGGAACTGCGCACGGGCGCCGACTTCGAGGCCGACCCGCGCCCCCTCTTCGAGCTGGACGCGGCGACCGTGGCCGACGAACCGAGCGACGTCGACAACGAGTTCACCGACTACGAGGCCTGGCTGCGGGAGACCTGGCACCACCCCCTGATCAACCACGAGCTGACCACGGTCGCCGTCGTCGACGGCCGGCCCGCCGCCTTCAGCCTGGCCCGCACCGACGGACGCTCCCGCTACGGCACCGTCATGACCGGCACGGCCCGTGACTTCCGTGGCCGGGGCCTGGCCAAGCTCGCCAAGAACGACTCCCTGCACCGCGCCCGCGCCGCGGGGTTCACGGAGGCCGTCACCGGCAACGACGCGGGCAACGGCCCGATGATCGCGATCAACAAGTGGTTCGGGTACGAGACGGCGGCGACGGAGGTGCGGTATGTCCGGGAACTCGGCTGAGCGGGCGGGCGAGTTGGAGGTCGTCCTGGTCAAGGCGGGCCGGACGAAGATCCGTTACCGGAGCGAGCTCCTGCTGGACGACGGCAACCACGTCGCCGTCCGCGCGCCC includes:
- a CDS encoding DUF5925 domain-containing protein; the protein is MSANPHDALPIRLNVDDSDSPSDVVDALFLGRFATGEQPYSHAANIDRVRSGASLLPPGARVLRIARDDDRSATLAEGDGWTLLISRWNRGADVTVTATSAELAEKVLGEATDGAADEPEPQPENVTMGFWYVSPRRGPHRTTRQISAGTWDEVRENYTAPVADAMTRLMKTTPEDIAGRLLLLHGPPGTGKTSALRTLARSWRDWCQVDCVLDPERLFSDVGYLMDIAIGEDDATGKGRWRLLLLEDCDELIRGEAKHTAGQALSRLLNLTDGLLGQGRNVLVGVTTNEDLERLHPAVVRPGRCLARIEVGRLTRAEATGWLGSEEGIGRDGATLAELYALRRGTSPTALPEPRDGVDAGLYL
- a CDS encoding GntR family transcriptional regulator, with protein sequence MTLKIDIDDSAPPYEQVRAQISEQARSGALPVGYRLPTVRGLAESLGLAANTVAKAYRALESDGVIETRGRNGTFVAAAGAAAERELASAAQAYAERAQRLGADRDAALAAVRDAVRAAYDA
- a CDS encoding GNAT family N-acetyltransferase is translated as MTVTVRELRADARADLEAYVRVRDLALPFMLYSPDSLAYDLTHMHPDAHYRPLVAEEDGEVIGTAQVGLVYDSPEPGQGYVNVYVHPERTGRGAGTLLVNAAEEHLAALGVSRLYAWVLDAPANRAFAERRGYRASRSAHFLLLDLANGTLPPLETPPPGVELRTGADFEADPRPLFELDAATVADEPSDVDNEFTDYEAWLRETWHHPLINHELTTVAVVDGRPAAFSLARTDGRSRYGTVMTGTARDFRGRGLAKLAKNDSLHRARAAGFTEAVTGNDAGNGPMIAINKWFGYETAATEVRYVRELG
- a CDS encoding DUF72 domain-containing protein: MTRYVGTSGWQYKDWRGALYPAGCPMRRWLEEYAAHFPTVEINNAFYRLPSRENFAAWRERVPADFVVAVKASRYLTHVKRLKDPEEPVHRLMSHAEGLGARLGPVLLQLPPTLKADARLLDACLACFPSGTRVAVEPRHASWWTPEVREVLESRSAALCWADVRARPVTPLWRTTDWGYVRFHEGRAKDWPRYGRRSLETWAARVEDTWSAGEDVYAYFNNDPNAAAVENARTFETLLR